The genomic DNA CGAAACGGCCAGCTTCTCGTCGCCTGCTGCCCTCGCTCATCAGCTCAACAAAAGATGGACAGACaatggagatgatggatgcATGCCAGGCGCAGGCGAGTATCCGGCATCTGCTGTATCCCGTTTTCGCATCCCATCCCATGCTGACGCCTTCTCCGGGCATTCGTCTTGTGCCCCTGGACCCATGACCTGGTTGAGCCTTCTGCGGTTCAGAAGCAATCTACACTTCACTCGGCTAAATTAGCTGTGCCTTGTTGGATGGAGGCGACCTGTCCGCCCCCTACAGAGAACCCGACAGCTTCGCATCTCTTGGCCCTCTAcgaactgctgctgccagctGCCCGCCGCATCCAATCTATGTATCTCTCGGCTTTGGGACGTGCCCACCAGAGAGGCCCGGGGCCGGCTCCAAGatggcatcaccatcaccggaCTGCCAGTACCGGGTAGATAGCCTGGCAGCGGGAGCAGAGAAAGAAGCAGGCTCAGAACGCTACATTACCAGTCAAACCTCTGGTTTCTTCCGCTGAAACCGTCGACAGCCCGCATAGGCTCAATCCTCGCAGCGTCACCATCGAGAACAGCCAACCCAGGCTCGGACGCTGTTAGCGAGATCAATAGTCCGTGAAAAATGAGGGCAGGAAAAGATGTCAGCCACTCAAACTTTGTCGAGCCGTTCAATAGCGCGCGTCTGTCTGATGTGCTGTTGCGACGGCATCAGCTTTCTGGGCTTCACGGCAGATCGGTCGAGAATCTCGGTCCGCAGTTGAGCATGCTGAGAGGCCGTAACATCTCCGGGCTTAGCCAGTTGAGCTCTGGGCATTCAAGACCAATAACTCCAGTCAAGCCCAGGGGTCCGGTGCAACCAGCAGGGACCAGCTTCGCGGCTTTGGTGAGCACGACTTGGCCAGCGTGACTGATTTtccaccgcccccgcaaGCCTGCCTACTCGGTCGCCACTATCGCCCGTCGGTGggcctttttctcttttttttttttcctcgtGCGTCTCCGTATCTCAAAAACGGGGAGGCCGTCAGGTTGGAGCAGGACCGGAACACGATGCCGGCATAGTGCAGAGACTTGATCTTTGTTCGCCCGGGAGGAGTGGTTCTACTGACTCAGGTGCCGTGATGAGATTATGTTGTTCTCAAGGTTGCATTCCGGCCGGGCTGAAAGAACgggtgggtggtttgtttggcCATAGCTTTTTGGCTCGAAGTACCAGAGACATATGGCGACTATCAGACTTTCTGGCAGGCCCCACCGCGTACTGGACCTggcgaggggaggggggggggggggggggtaaTCCCAATCTTTGTTGTGGTGACCAAGTTTTCCTCTTACAACCACCTGGGCTTGGGCCAAGAGGGAATGCAGCCCCCTTTATGGTTATGATTGAGTCTTGGAGGCTCAGGCATATTCTGATCTGGCTCTCCTGGCGAGATTTGCGTTCAATCTAATAGTGATCTCTCGtagatgaaggagaagacaTTCAAGAAAGCTGCTTACTGTTTAATCAAGGGATTAATTGTCAGGCACAAATTAAAACGTGTGTTTTCCGTCTACCTGGTTCACTGTGTATGGCCCACGGTGAAGCGACTTGCTGGCGGGTAATGGTGCCTGCTTCCCCCCGTGTCGGACAAGCAGTTGATCTGGGTGGTGGCTTTGGCGTTGATGAAGAGAACCAAGGCCATGATATTAACGTTGATGAAAGTAATGAAGAAGTAATAATTCTAGACAATGAATGTCGTCGGACGTTATACCTTTCGTGCCGTGCTGTGTCGATGTTTGGGCATATACCCGAGATTGCCTCACCGAAAGACAAAGCCGGTGTAGACTGGATAGAATTCTTTGCAGGCGAGCAATATCCCGCAAAGAGAGCTGGAGATTGCGAGCAGCTGCTTGTTTTCATGTTATAGAAGCCTGTGTCCCTTTCAACAAGTAAAACTTCCTTCCCAGGCTTTGAACGCCCGCTCATGTGTCTGTCAACTTCCGACCACGAACCGAACCCATCGACGACAGGCTCCACCATCGAAAGAAACATCCGAGCTTCAACAGCCCAAACATTGACAAAGCCAGACACACATCCAGGGCAACTGCAAAGCACGAGCGAGTTCAAATACACCATCTCCTACTAAACTCAGACCCCGTCTCAAACTTTCCCTACCCCTGGTCTCGAGCCAGTTTCTATGATTCCAACTCGTCTTCACGTCTCCGGCCCGCGGCACACGAAGTTCAAGAACAAAAATAGATCAAACAATACACCAAGACCGAGCGAGTCCCTTCAGTCGTTGCCTGACCCATCATCTACTTCCAGGTTGTATCCTTCCCCCCTGGCAGTTAACGCTGCTAAATTCACGGGCGAGCAAACGCAAAATCTTCTACCCGAATAACTACACCAGAACCGTAAAACCGTCCCGAAGCCACGAGCCGGCTAGACGGAGCAGAGCAGACCAGCACAGCATTAATCCAGCGCCTGACCGCCAACCCAAGCAAGAAACCCCTCGATTACGCACCAACTCGAAAGACCTCGCCCCGAAGCTACCCTCCCCAACACAACACACGATGCTAGGTAGCCTTCACTGCTCAGCTACCTGCCTGTATCGCGGAGCTTACCTGGATAGGCGGAAGACGAGCTGGACAGAACGCAATCGACATTTGCTTTTGAGGGGAAGGTGGACACAGTAAGAGTAGGTGGGTATTTTGGTGTGTGTGATCAACGGGGGCAGGCATTCTCAGGTAGGGATGATACAGACCAGACACACAATACAAAGGGCCCGGGGGAAACACggaacagaaagaaaaagaagaaaaaaaggccaAGTGCTGCGAAACACAAAAGAGCATTCTAAAAGATTATGAAGAGGCTAGATAACCAAGGTGATGTGATGTTCATAGGATGGGAATCTCTATTAAAGTACAGACTTTAGCTATTTGGTTTGAATACTGATTGTCCAAGAGAATCAAGGGAAAATAAAGACCGCATTATGTGTGCCTTGTCCTAAGTGTGAACCGCCTGTCCACCATTGCCATGTCCGTCAAACTATCCCCCATCTAAGCACCTCTACATCCAGCCATTACACACTCTAAACCCGCTCTGCTGGCGGGCTTTACCATACCTGCCTTATATTTCTCTCTAAACACTATCTACTGACGATTTATACACACGCCAAATCACTCCAAGCCTCTCCCTACATATCAGGCCCTATTGATCTCATCCCCGTATTCTGCCCcctgctcaacctcctcctggtaaccccccctccccaccaacctctaGCCCCCTGctctccccccatctcctcatcgcccctcctcttcctcctccccccgacccatccccatccgtctcctccccagcgccctcccccctccaaaaccgcCCCTTGATCCCTCTGCCCGTTCCCACTCCCCGCAGACCTTCCCCAAAGCTATTCCCCCACAGCTAATCATCGTAAACTCACTCGCAGTCGGCccatccagcacccccaactcccccctccccaaccacctaggcagcaccaccgccctaACCGGAATCAACAAAATGATAAAAACCGGaaaccccaccgccgccaccgtctGCGTAATCGCAAACGTCGCCGCAAACCCAAGCAActccaacccaacaaacaaccagaTCTTCTTGTCAGGACACCCCCTCAACGGACTGTCCCTCGGCCTGAGCCTCCTCTCCTGAAGCAAATACACCAACTTCAGCGTGATCCCATTCCCCTCCAGCGCCTGGAACCCCATAATaaaaaacaaccccgccaGAACCCCCTGCGGGATGAGATGCAGCACCGACAGAAGCGGGCCCGTCATGGCGACGAGTGTTATCAGCCcctgggcgaggttggagacGCGTTGTTCCACCACGTGGGTTGCTTTCAGTTGGGGTTTGCCGCCATGCtcgaaagaggaagaggacgaggaagaggacgaggaagaggaagaggtgacGACTTCTGTTACGCAGAGGGACTCGGTGTGAAAAGGGGCTTGGGGTATCAGACCGTTAGGAAACGGCAGGCCCAACAGCCCCGAGATTCCCGTTGTGAGGCCTAGCAGAAAGAGGTCCCAGTGGAAGCCGGCTGGTTTGCGGAGGGGGTACTCTGAGCCTTGGGCTATGAGGGAGGATACTAGGTTACTGTCagtggatggtgatgagggagagaagggagagggaaaaaagggTTAAATACCATTGTGAtcaaaccaaaacaacaccGTCAACAAAACCGCAAACGGAATCGCCAAAAACACGTGCCCTATCGGCAAGTCCCAAAAGTgaacaaaccaccccctcgacTCCACCGTCGGCATAAACGCTACACCCGTCGGAAGCGTCTCCAAAGGCACATTCTTCATCCTGCCCATGTGGGCAAACCCCGTAAAAAAAATCACCGTCAACGGGGTGCCGTAGTCTTTGATAAACACCCTAATCCAGTGCTTGAACAGCGTGGATTTTGTGCCAATCTCTCCACATATATAAGCAATGCAAAAGACAAGCAGCGACACGACAACCGACAGCCAAAACGGCGAGCCGTCACCGAGCGTCTCGAGGATTTGAACGCCCTTTTGGAGATAAATAAGCGCGACGTAGAAGCCAAAGATGTCACAGGGAAAGCGAGTGACATAGCTAAGCCTGTTTATTTTCATCAGCTGGATATCCTTAtaatccaaaaaaaaaaaaaaaaaaaaaaaaaagagcggAGGTGAAGACATACCAATTACAAGAATTCGTCACCGCCAAAACCCAATGAAACACCAAACTCCACAGTCCAATCCAGCACATGAACCCAAGGTAGTAAGTCCCAGAGTCCTTCATGATATTATACACCGTACTGCCATCTCACGTTAGccatccctctccttcctatcaccaaccccatctcatcagtggccctccccccttccccatcaccaccaacaacacagATACCAAAGAGAGAACTCACTAATTAAAAACCGTAATCGGCCCCGTAACCCCCACAATCACAATCGGCTGGCACGCTCCCACActaaacaccaccgcccccagCACACTAGCCAACAGCGTCTCGTTCACTCCGTACTCCCCGTTCGTCTTGTGCAGCATGTCCAGACTGAACGCCAACGCGGGCAGGATGTTGGCAAAAAACATGTACACCGTCGCCGGCACGACACGGTAATCCCAGGCGTCGGTCCAGTCGGACCAGTAGTAGGGCAGGCGGCGTTTGATGTCGAGGTACATGCCTCGGCCGAGGTGGATTCTGTGCCATGGCTCTTCTGGTTTGccgtttgatgatggtgatggtgatgatgatggggcggggggttgaggtaatgagacggcggcggcggcggcgtgagttgggaggagctgttcacctcctcctcctccgggtGGTAATGGCGGTTTCTCTGATGGCATTTTGTGGTTTGTTGCTTTCACTTCTTGAGGGACCGAGTGAGGCGTTCAAAATATGGGGGTGGCTGAGCCTCAACGGTCAGCGAGGCTGGTCGAACCCGCGCGCGGCTGTAAGTTGAGACCGCtgagtgagatgagatgaaaaCCAACCCCAGACTGAGCCTCTCTCAATCCAGAGAGCAAAATCCTCTTCAATTCCTGTGAGTTATTGACGCAGCGCAATTGATGCCATGAGCGTAtcatccaccaacaacgTCAGAAATCGATGAAATAGAACACCCCCAGAAAAAGCTGCGTTTGTTTCCCCAAAAACGACGTCGCTAAATGAGCAAAGCCAACtaaaaataagaaaaaagaagccaAGAAACCGGCCCCACAAACCCGCTAATCCCCGGtttgtccccctccccgactaACAACATCTGATGCCACCCTTCATTGTTCTTTCACGTTTTCCCCCAAGTCCCTGAAAATCATCGCCCTCAAAGACATTCATAATGTAACCGTACAGATTCAaagcctcaacagcaacgtAATCATAGTAGAGGAAGGGTATCTCAAAAACCTATACCACAATTCTCCCacttacaccaccaacctccaccacaccacacaccatcaATCTATCATAATACTTTTACATTTCATAtacaaaggaaaaaagagttTATAGTAGTACATAGATACATGCcacttcctcccccttcccctccactcccttcctcctgcccccctccactcccttcCTCCTGCCCCCCTCCATATCAATCCCAAACAATGCACCTAAAAAGCATCATCCGACCTGATTTTACCACTTAAACCCACCCCATGATGCtgtcctttttctttcttcccaGAGTATAATAACGTAAGCACATGAAAAGAACACACACGAGTTGAGTTTTTGTAAAAATCTACCTCATCACACACCGACATTCATtcacctcttctcctctccctcctcatgcTCCTTCATAGCAGGCTCCGGACCCCCAGGTGTATCCGTGCTCTCGGTGGGAAAAGGCGGTGCGGCCGTCCCCTTGCCCCCCTTTCCGTCAAAGTACTTGGaaaactcctcctt from Podospora pseudoanserina strain CBS 124.78 chromosome 2, whole genome shotgun sequence includes the following:
- a CDS encoding hypothetical protein (EggNog:ENOG503NVYG; COG:P), with the protein product MPSEKPPLPPGGGGGEQLLPTHAAAAAVSLPQPPAPSSSPSPSSNGKPEEPWHRIHLGRGMYLDIKRRLPYYWSDWTDAWDYRVVPATVYMFFANILPALAFSLDMLHKTNGEYGVNETLLASVLGAVVFSVGACQPIVIVGVTGPITVFNYTVYNIMKDSGTYYLGFMCWIGLWSLVFHWVLAVTNSCNWLSYVTRFPCDIFGFYVALIYLQKGVQILETLGDGSPFWLSVVVSLLVFCIAYICGEIGTKSTLFKHWIRVFIKDYGTPLTVIFFTGFAHMGRMKNVPLETLPTGVAFMPTVESRGWFVHFWDLPIGHVFLAIPFAVLLTVLFWFDHNAQGSEYPLRKPAGFHWDLFLLGLTTGISGLLGLPFPNGLIPQAPFHTESLCVTEVVTSSSSSSSSSSSSSFEHGGKPQLKATHVVEQRVSNLAQGLITLVAMTGPLLSVLHLIPQGVLAGLFFIMGFQALEGNGITLKLVYLLQERRLRPRDSPLRGCPDKKIWLFVGLELLGFAATFAITQTVAAVGFPVFIILLIPVRAVVLPRWLGRGELGVLDGPTATVGE